In Phormidium yuhuli AB48, one genomic interval encodes:
- a CDS encoding NAD(P)/FAD-dependent oxidoreductase, protein MKQLLYWEIPTPDTAAVRHWLHQDWQPPTLRNQGEAIATPDGLRIPLGDGELSVFVWSLQRTTYLKVFRWADRPLAGERQLANQLKQDAIRQFPPHYPQLPEIDLSQQSIFDALLPHYPETVKHFQNIPNGEYDLNRVYWWEKRWREGVLNPETPKQVVSFTSEAANSGDPDYDLIYLGGALGVIHAAVMARRGYRVLLIERLPFGRMNREWNISRDEFQSLINLGLFSPEDFEQVIACEYIDGFNKFFDANNPPRTHAKVLHTPKVLNISVDAEQLLRICGDKLRAAGGVIWDETEFVSADIGATLAEIQATHLPSGESKQARGRLLVDAMGSASPIAWQLNGGRTFNSVCPTVGAAISGGFDPQVWDHQFGDVLHSHGDISRGRQLIWELFPGRDGEVTIYLFHYHEIHPENPGSLLEMYEDFFQILPEYRRCDVDQLQWRKATFGYIPGHFSQSSRDRQVAWNRLVAIGDSACLQSPLIFTGFGSLVRNMERLTQLLDTALTHDLLDATNLDRIRAYQSNVAVTWLFSKGMMVPTGKQIAPEKINAMLNVFFGLLADEPLEVAETFIKDRTSWGLFNGLALKAAVQHPEILLWIWQLAGPWDLLRWTGSYLNFTKEALVGWSLSWIPRFSRWAQPWAEKRYPSLWLWLQAMSYSLTEGLGRRFSPQ, encoded by the coding sequence ATGAAACAACTTCTCTACTGGGAAATTCCTACACCGGATACGGCTGCTGTCCGCCATTGGCTGCACCAGGACTGGCAACCCCCAACTCTTCGCAATCAAGGAGAGGCGATCGCCACCCCCGACGGACTCCGCATCCCCCTTGGGGACGGTGAACTCTCAGTATTCGTTTGGTCGTTACAGCGAACCACTTATCTTAAAGTCTTTCGTTGGGCAGACCGCCCCCTCGCCGGTGAACGTCAACTGGCCAATCAGTTAAAACAGGACGCGATACGTCAGTTTCCCCCTCACTATCCCCAACTGCCCGAAATTGACCTTTCGCAGCAGTCTATATTTGACGCACTTCTACCACATTACCCAGAAACAGTCAAGCATTTTCAAAATATTCCCAACGGTGAATATGACCTCAATCGCGTCTATTGGTGGGAAAAACGCTGGCGCGAGGGAGTTCTCAACCCCGAAACCCCCAAACAAGTCGTATCCTTCACCAGCGAAGCCGCTAACTCTGGCGACCCCGACTATGACCTGATTTATCTTGGCGGGGCCCTAGGGGTGATTCATGCTGCCGTCATGGCTCGCCGAGGCTATCGGGTGCTGCTGATTGAGCGGCTGCCCTTCGGACGCATGAACCGAGAATGGAACATCTCCCGCGATGAATTCCAAAGTCTGATTAACCTAGGACTCTTCAGCCCCGAAGACTTTGAGCAGGTCATCGCCTGTGAATATATTGATGGCTTTAACAAATTCTTCGATGCCAACAATCCCCCCAGAACTCACGCCAAAGTCCTGCATACCCCCAAAGTCCTCAATATCTCTGTCGATGCCGAACAACTGCTGAGAATCTGCGGTGACAAACTGCGGGCCGCCGGAGGGGTCATCTGGGATGAAACGGAATTTGTCAGCGCCGATATCGGGGCTACCCTGGCTGAAATCCAAGCTACCCATCTCCCGAGCGGTGAGTCAAAACAGGCTCGCGGGCGGTTACTCGTCGATGCCATGGGAAGCGCCTCCCCCATCGCCTGGCAACTCAACGGCGGTCGCACCTTTAACAGCGTCTGTCCCACCGTCGGGGCCGCCATTTCCGGAGGCTTTGACCCCCAAGTCTGGGACCATCAATTTGGCGATGTCCTCCATTCCCATGGCGACATTTCCCGAGGGCGACAACTGATTTGGGAACTCTTCCCTGGCCGGGATGGGGAAGTGACCATTTATCTGTTCCACTATCACGAAATTCACCCCGAGAATCCCGGCTCCCTTTTGGAGATGTATGAGGATTTCTTCCAGATTTTGCCTGAATATCGCCGCTGTGATGTAGACCAGCTGCAATGGCGTAAAGCCACCTTCGGCTATATTCCCGGGCATTTCAGCCAAAGCAGTCGCGATCGGCAAGTGGCCTGGAATCGTCTTGTCGCCATCGGTGACTCGGCCTGCCTACAGTCTCCCCTGATCTTCACCGGCTTTGGGTCCCTGGTGCGAAATATGGAACGGCTGACGCAACTGCTCGATACCGCCCTAACCCATGATCTCCTCGATGCCACCAATCTCGATCGCATCCGGGCCTATCAAAGCAACGTCGCCGTCACCTGGCTTTTCTCCAAGGGGATGATGGTCCCGACGGGCAAACAGATCGCCCCGGAAAAAATCAACGCCATGCTCAATGTCTTCTTTGGCCTCCTGGCCGACGAACCCCTAGAGGTGGCGGAAACCTTCATCAAAGACCGCACCAGTTGGGGCCTATTCAACGGCCTGGCCCTTAAAGCCGCTGTCCAACATCCCGAAATCTTACTCTGGATTTGGCAACTGGCCGGCCCCTGGGACCTGCTGCGTTGGACTGGGAGTTATCTCAACTTCACCAAAGAAGCCCTAGTGGGTTGGAGTCTCAGTTGGATTCCCCGGTTCAGCCGTTGGGCCCAACCCTGGGCCGAAAAACGCTACCCCTCTCTTTGGCTGTGGTTACAAGCGATGAGTTATTCCCTCACGGAAGGCTTGGGACGGCGCTTTTCGCCACAATAA
- a CDS encoding AMP-binding protein — translation MTSISTQLPPQEQLNLKNSLDYSQVNSLTEVWSIASDRFQNLTALENPHDDPPVKLSYRDLWQQIQTFATALQSLGLDSGDELPPRVVLFSENSPRWFIADQGIIAAGAADAVRSSQADRDELLYIAQHSQSRGLVLENLATLEKLQSSNDEELRLSQDIAWVVLLSEETPPEETPFRLLNFSQFMALGDAARFKLPQSDRSTLATLIYTSGTTGRPKGAMLTHGNLLHQVNAFRHVFVPQAGDRALSILPSWHVYERTCEYFLLSQGCAQIYTSLRYFKTDLKDHQPQIMIGVPRLWESIYEGVQKNFREQPANKQKLVSFFINVSRRHLQAQNIRDGLILDQTPPSGLERFMARLQALALTPLHGLGHKLVYSKVRAATGGKIKFLISGGGSLAQHIDEFFGIIGIKLLVGYGLTETAPVLTVRRAWANLQGSAGLPLVETEIRIVDPETGRSLPQGERGLVLGRGSQVMRGYFNNPEATQNAIDAEGWFNTGDLGCLLPGGHLRLTGRAKDTIVLSNGENIEPQPIEDACVRSAYIDQIVLVGQDQRQLGALIVPSWESLAQWGTAQGLTVNSEAIPPLDLHQEQVQQLFREELSREVKNRPGYRADDRIGPFRLVQEPFSMENGMMTQTLKIKRPVVQERYRDTINEMFG, via the coding sequence ATGACCTCTATATCCACTCAACTGCCTCCCCAGGAGCAGCTAAACCTCAAAAATTCCCTAGATTACAGCCAAGTTAACTCTCTGACCGAGGTCTGGTCTATTGCCAGCGATCGCTTCCAAAACCTGACTGCCTTAGAGAATCCCCATGATGACCCCCCGGTCAAACTCTCCTATCGGGACCTCTGGCAACAGATTCAGACCTTCGCCACGGCCCTACAGAGTCTGGGCCTCGACTCAGGGGATGAGTTACCGCCGCGAGTGGTGCTATTTTCTGAAAACAGTCCCCGCTGGTTCATTGCCGATCAGGGAATTATTGCCGCCGGGGCCGCCGATGCGGTGCGATCGAGTCAAGCCGATCGCGATGAACTTCTCTACATTGCCCAACATAGTCAAAGTCGGGGCCTGGTCTTGGAAAACCTAGCGACCCTGGAAAAACTCCAATCCTCTAACGATGAGGAATTACGGCTAAGTCAGGATATTGCCTGGGTGGTGTTACTCTCAGAAGAAACTCCCCCCGAGGAAACTCCCTTCCGCCTGCTCAACTTCAGTCAATTTATGGCGTTGGGGGATGCGGCCCGCTTCAAACTACCCCAGAGCGATCGCAGTACCCTGGCCACCCTCATCTACACCTCCGGAACCACGGGCCGTCCTAAAGGAGCCATGTTGACCCATGGCAACCTCTTGCATCAGGTTAACGCCTTCCGTCATGTTTTCGTGCCCCAAGCGGGCGATCGCGCCCTCAGCATCCTCCCCAGTTGGCACGTGTACGAGCGCACCTGTGAGTATTTCCTGCTCTCCCAAGGCTGCGCCCAAATCTACACCAGCCTGCGCTACTTCAAAACCGATCTCAAAGACCATCAACCTCAAATCATGATTGGCGTTCCCCGTCTCTGGGAATCTATCTACGAGGGGGTGCAAAAGAACTTCCGAGAACAACCGGCTAACAAACAGAAACTGGTCAGCTTCTTCATCAATGTTAGTCGTCGCCATCTCCAGGCACAAAACATCCGCGATGGTCTCATCCTTGATCAGACCCCTCCCTCGGGGTTAGAACGGTTCATGGCCCGCTTACAAGCCCTAGCCTTGACCCCTCTCCATGGCTTAGGTCATAAACTGGTCTATAGTAAAGTCCGTGCGGCTACAGGGGGAAAAATCAAGTTTCTCATCAGTGGGGGTGGCTCTTTGGCTCAACATATTGATGAGTTCTTCGGCATCATCGGAATTAAACTACTCGTGGGCTACGGACTGACGGAAACCGCCCCCGTCTTAACAGTACGTCGTGCTTGGGCCAATTTACAGGGGTCGGCGGGACTACCTCTGGTAGAAACGGAAATCCGCATTGTTGATCCTGAAACTGGGCGTTCACTGCCGCAAGGAGAACGAGGCTTAGTCTTGGGACGCGGTTCTCAGGTCATGCGCGGCTATTTCAACAACCCCGAGGCGACACAGAACGCGATTGATGCCGAAGGCTGGTTTAATACCGGGGATTTAGGTTGTTTACTCCCCGGTGGACACCTGCGTCTAACGGGACGAGCGAAAGACACCATTGTCCTCAGTAATGGGGAGAACATCGAGCCTCAACCCATTGAGGATGCCTGTGTTCGGAGTGCTTATATCGACCAAATTGTTTTGGTGGGTCAGGATCAGCGTCAACTGGGGGCGTTGATTGTCCCGAGTTGGGAGTCGTTAGCTCAATGGGGAACGGCTCAAGGACTTACGGTGAATAGCGAGGCGATTCCGCCCTTAGACCTCCATCAGGAGCAGGTACAGCAACTGTTCCGGGAAGAACTTAGCCGGGAGGTGAAGAATCGTCCAGGCTATCGGGCCGATGACCGGATTGGCCCCTTCCGGTTGGTACAGGAGCCGTTCTCGATGGAAAATGGCATGATGACTCAGACTCTAAAAATCAAACGGCCGGTTGTGCAGGAGCGCTACCGCGATACCATTAACGAGATGTTCGGGTAG
- a CDS encoding YlqD family protein, producing MELDNSKLLLKRNITIVAIVTPKWKEEAQQQLQLQMDRLDSQLQQLEMQAQQAVSELKAKSTQPLGPQAQQQIDNLQVQVNQRKAQFLEQKNQILQQLQQVQTVEMEQEVSQGQIENFFYVGKGDNLVQKLKVDVVIKDGEIVDIRGEL from the coding sequence ATGGAACTCGACAACTCTAAACTACTGCTCAAGCGTAATATCACCATTGTGGCGATCGTCACCCCGAAATGGAAGGAGGAGGCGCAACAACAATTACAATTACAGATGGACCGGCTCGATAGCCAACTCCAACAGTTGGAAATGCAGGCCCAGCAAGCGGTTTCGGAACTGAAAGCTAAAAGTACTCAGCCCCTCGGTCCCCAAGCACAACAGCAGATTGATAATTTGCAAGTGCAGGTTAATCAGCGGAAAGCGCAGTTCTTAGAACAGAAGAACCAAATTTTGCAACAGCTACAGCAAGTGCAAACAGTTGAGATGGAGCAGGAGGTCAGTCAGGGACAAATTGAAAATTTCTTTTATGTGGGTAAGGGCGATAACCTGGTGCAAAAGCTCAAGGTTGACGTGGTGATTAAAGATGGAGAAATTGTCGATATTCGCGGCGAACTATAA
- a CDS encoding SpoIIE family protein phosphatase, translated as MLKQLQFFRDTLMRSYISVWLTLVLGSLISGSVAIFVATQEMRSLQQQFPRRVNHLALALQQRIEGSLQGTLTLGRFVQSKSQIDEAQLNQFTDSIFPQYPGLLELGWAVNSSEDEFRVRATKQYRLQASSRVSLERPETFDDWAIANAAQSGRSQVSRTRFDPQAQEHVFNVYHPIYDQVVSENDDPALGDDNPEFLGIVYGIYHLKEMVRLTLGTLDIRNLDFYLFEMTVDVLDSSLLKETSMAQENFLFFYNAETRTLESDWQQIPAIYMAEGYYCPVQPNHNCIRSLNVGGREWSMLILPRLDRGQFSWRVGSTLVIGLLVTGLLASYLRSLLQENNRTEALNEHLSAELNISRRLQQMLLPTAHELQKASELEIATYMEPADEVGGDYYDILIGEKSIKIGIGDVTGHGLESGVLAIMVQTAVRTLEEYQETDPRKFLDVINRTIYQNVQRMQSDKNLSLCLIDYHDGLLKLSGQHEEVIIAREEGIERVDTIDLGFPIGLDTNILDFINGHHLSLNPGDVVVLYTDGITEAENQHKQLYGIERLCQVISQHRQCTAEAILQGVIDDVRRHIGRHKVYDDITLLVIKRRPYVSSSMGEFIVAKSAVPSLP; from the coding sequence ATGTTAAAACAGCTACAGTTTTTCCGAGATACTCTGATGCGCTCCTACATCTCTGTCTGGCTAACACTTGTCCTTGGCTCTCTTATATCAGGGAGTGTAGCGATTTTTGTTGCAACCCAGGAGATGCGAAGTTTGCAACAGCAATTTCCTAGACGGGTCAATCATCTTGCACTTGCTTTGCAACAGCGTATCGAGGGGTCTTTGCAGGGAACCCTGACCCTGGGACGTTTTGTGCAGAGCAAGTCTCAAATTGATGAAGCCCAGTTAAATCAGTTTACGGACTCAATTTTTCCTCAGTATCCTGGATTACTCGAATTAGGTTGGGCAGTTAACAGTTCTGAGGATGAGTTCAGGGTTAGGGCAACAAAACAGTATCGGCTTCAAGCCTCGTCTCGGGTTAGCCTGGAACGGCCAGAAACGTTCGATGACTGGGCGATCGCCAATGCGGCACAAAGCGGCCGGAGTCAAGTCAGTCGTACCCGCTTTGACCCACAGGCTCAAGAGCATGTGTTTAACGTCTATCATCCCATTTATGATCAGGTTGTGTCGGAGAATGATGATCCCGCTCTAGGGGACGATAATCCTGAATTTTTAGGGATTGTTTACGGGATTTATCACCTCAAAGAGATGGTGAGGTTAACCCTAGGAACCCTGGATATCCGCAATCTGGATTTTTATCTCTTTGAGATGACTGTTGACGTCCTCGACTCATCTCTACTCAAAGAAACCTCAATGGCTCAGGAGAACTTTTTGTTCTTCTATAATGCCGAAACCCGAACTCTGGAGTCGGATTGGCAACAGATTCCGGCAATTTACATGGCTGAGGGATATTACTGTCCTGTTCAGCCCAATCATAACTGTATTCGCAGCCTCAATGTGGGTGGGCGTGAGTGGTCAATGTTGATTCTGCCCCGGTTAGACCGAGGACAGTTTTCCTGGCGGGTGGGGAGTACCTTGGTGATTGGCCTGCTGGTGACGGGGTTATTGGCGAGTTATCTGCGATCGCTCCTCCAAGAGAATAACCGAACCGAAGCGCTCAACGAACATCTCAGTGCTGAACTCAATATATCACGGCGACTTCAGCAAATGCTCCTTCCCACCGCCCATGAACTGCAAAAAGCCAGCGAACTGGAAATCGCCACCTATATGGAACCGGCCGACGAGGTGGGGGGAGACTATTACGATATCCTCATCGGCGAGAAATCCATCAAAATCGGCATCGGTGATGTGACGGGCCATGGCTTGGAAAGTGGGGTATTGGCCATCATGGTTCAAACCGCCGTCCGCACCCTGGAGGAATATCAAGAAACAGACCCCCGGAAGTTTCTCGATGTCATCAACCGCACCATTTACCAGAACGTGCAACGGATGCAGAGTGACAAGAACCTGTCGTTATGCCTCATTGACTATCACGATGGCCTCCTGAAACTCAGTGGCCAACATGAAGAGGTCATTATTGCCCGGGAGGAGGGAATTGAACGGGTGGACACCATTGATTTGGGCTTCCCCATTGGCTTGGACACCAACATTCTGGACTTTATCAACGGTCACCATTTGTCTCTCAACCCCGGGGATGTGGTGGTTCTCTACACCGATGGGATTACGGAAGCTGAAAACCAACACAAGCAACTCTATGGGATTGAGCGACTCTGTCAGGTGATTAGCCAGCATCGCCAATGCACCGCCGAAGCAATTCTCCAGGGGGTGATTGACGATGTACGCCGGCATATTGGTCGCCATAAGGTCTATGACGATATCACCTTGTTGGTGATTAAACGTCGGCCTTATGTCTCCTCCTCAATGGGAGAGTTTATTGTGGCGAAAAGCGCCGTCCCAAGCCTTCCGTGA
- a CDS encoding EamA family transporter, protein MTLQEFVLFLISILTNSLGQFLLKAGALKLGASAPQGVLAFLWGVLSTPELLLGLVGYAAGAMVYILLLTRVNLSVAGPATALAYVMAVLIGHFGFGETIPPLRLIGLGLIMTGVILVISRP, encoded by the coding sequence GTGACCCTACAAGAGTTTGTGCTGTTCCTAATCTCAATTTTAACCAATTCCCTGGGGCAGTTTCTGCTCAAAGCCGGGGCCCTTAAACTGGGGGCCAGCGCTCCTCAAGGGGTACTCGCCTTCCTCTGGGGGGTCTTAAGCACTCCTGAACTGCTCCTGGGACTCGTCGGCTATGCCGCTGGGGCCATGGTCTATATCCTACTTCTGACACGGGTTAACCTGAGCGTCGCTGGGCCAGCTACCGCGCTGGCCTATGTCATGGCTGTTCTCATCGGTCATTTTGGTTTTGGAGAAACTATCCCCCCCCTACGCCTAATTGGGCTAGGCTTAATCATGACCGGCGTGATTCTGGTTATCAGCCGTCCCTAA
- a CDS encoding NACHT domain-containing protein has product MGGDYKQQGINPNDGAQVTISQMVQNFGGPAAASRDASEAKLLNAVKNEVAGRLSRSLCHQVDLQLQTMEDPSQVITPWSVDVKVGKALPEHLGHQTPIIDIFDRPDVAGRLLILGAPGSGKTTVLLQLAQTLIERAEDTLNHPVPVLLNLSAWNVGFKEIRSWLILDLKLKYGIRQDIAQKWLDRGRIIPLLDGLDELMSQRQESCIQALNQFLPDWSGIPLVVCCRLDEYQLYNSHLGLNGALVLKPLSNPQIKRYLEQAHCGWLWQAICQDRDSIDPDNGLARSPLFLNILVLASENLPLELWQPSVSPERRRRALFEAYVQTRLQRRYLGGGNLPATRHGQKPYHDDPQTLRWLGWLASWLMEDQQTEFFIEKLQPYSLQKKPEKLIYGLVLGVILGLVVGLLFSLIYGLIEGLMSGMIGGLVVGLIVGLVGGLIREIKTVETIHFSRKLASKYLSQVISKSLFLGWMVGLLGGITGGLIGQRFGGVWIGVLGGIMVGQIFGTVVGIIGGLAEAFVGGEIDTKTEDNQGIYRSLTNAFIFGCMFVPVGFLIPLALHYFNEPITWMQLIREGVVLGFLFGAFAGGLNSVISHCALRVTLWLFGYSPWNYSKFLCYCTERGFLQRVGGGYRFVHGLLQDHFAEQYGVKDARG; this is encoded by the coding sequence ATGGGGGGCGATTATAAGCAACAGGGTATTAATCCCAATGATGGGGCACAGGTCACGATTTCCCAAATGGTGCAGAATTTTGGCGGTCCTGCCGCTGCATCACGGGATGCTAGTGAAGCCAAACTGCTGAATGCCGTCAAGAATGAGGTGGCGGGCCGGCTATCGCGATCGCTCTGTCATCAGGTTGATTTACAACTCCAGACGATGGAAGACCCCAGCCAGGTCATCACCCCCTGGTCTGTGGATGTAAAAGTGGGCAAGGCGCTTCCTGAGCATCTTGGTCATCAAACCCCTATCATTGATATTTTTGATCGTCCTGATGTGGCAGGACGCTTACTGATTCTTGGGGCCCCCGGTTCCGGGAAAACCACAGTCCTGCTGCAACTGGCCCAAACCCTCATTGAACGGGCCGAGGACACTCTCAACCATCCGGTTCCCGTCCTTCTGAACTTATCGGCTTGGAATGTGGGGTTTAAAGAGATTCGCAGCTGGCTGATTCTGGATCTAAAACTCAAATATGGCATCCGCCAAGACATTGCCCAAAAATGGCTCGATCGCGGCCGCATTATTCCCCTCCTCGATGGCTTAGATGAGTTGATGTCCCAGCGTCAGGAAAGCTGCATTCAGGCTCTCAATCAGTTTCTCCCGGATTGGAGTGGCATTCCTCTGGTGGTGTGCTGTCGTTTGGATGAATATCAACTCTACAACTCTCATTTAGGTTTAAATGGAGCTTTAGTCTTAAAACCTCTCAGTAACCCACAAATTAAACGCTACTTAGAACAAGCTCACTGTGGTTGGCTTTGGCAGGCGATTTGCCAAGATAGAGACAGTATAGACCCGGACAATGGCTTAGCGCGATCGCCCCTATTTCTCAATATCTTGGTCTTGGCGAGTGAGAACTTACCGCTAGAACTCTGGCAACCGTCCGTAAGTCCTGAAAGGCGACGGCGGGCATTATTTGAAGCCTATGTACAAACCCGACTGCAACGCCGCTACTTAGGAGGGGGCAATTTACCGGCCACTCGTCATGGTCAGAAACCCTATCACGATGATCCCCAGACGCTACGCTGGCTGGGGTGGTTAGCTTCCTGGTTAATGGAAGACCAGCAAACTGAGTTTTTTATTGAGAAATTACAGCCTTATAGCTTACAAAAAAAGCCTGAAAAACTAATCTACGGACTCGTATTAGGCGTTATTCTCGGTCTAGTTGTTGGGCTACTGTTTAGCCTGATTTATGGTTTAATTGAAGGGCTGATGAGTGGCATGATTGGGGGATTAGTCGTTGGCTTAATTGTGGGTTTGGTTGGGGGACTGATTCGAGAAATAAAAACTGTTGAGACGATTCATTTTTCTCGTAAATTAGCCTCAAAATACCTCTCTCAGGTGATTAGCAAAAGCCTTTTTCTGGGCTGGATGGTGGGATTGCTCGGGGGGATAACCGGAGGACTCATTGGTCAACGCTTTGGCGGCGTTTGGATTGGGGTTCTCGGGGGCATCATGGTGGGGCAGATTTTTGGAACAGTGGTCGGGATTATTGGGGGTTTAGCAGAAGCGTTTGTGGGGGGAGAAATTGATACGAAAACAGAGGATAATCAAGGGATTTATCGCTCCTTAACCAATGCCTTTATCTTTGGATGTATGTTTGTACCGGTTGGGTTCCTCATTCCTTTAGCATTGCACTATTTCAATGAGCCAATCACCTGGATGCAACTGATTCGGGAAGGGGTCGTGTTGGGGTTCTTATTTGGGGCCTTTGCGGGGGGGTTGAATAGTGTGATTTCTCATTGTGCCTTGCGGGTCACCCTTTGGCTCTTTGGCTACAGTCCTTGGAACTACAGTAAGTTTTTATGCTACTGCACGGAACGGGGGTTTCTACAACGGGTAGGAGGAGGCTATCGTTTTGTGCATGGATTGTTGCAAGACCATTTTGCTGAGCAATATGGCGTGAAAGATGCTAGGGGGTAG
- the obgE gene encoding GTPase ObgE: protein MQFIDRVEIEVEGGTGGDGLVAFRREKYVPAGGPAGGDGGRGGSVYLLATDNLQTLLDFRYAHRFRAENGKRGGNNNCTGASGGDRILEVPCGTVAYDLETGEIVGDLVEPGQKVCVAEGGKGGHGNRHYLSNRNRAPEVAQEGRPGRIRQLRLELKLLAEVGIIGLPNAGKSTLISVLSAARPKIADYPFTTLVPNLGVVRKPTGDGTVFADIPGLIAGAHEGLGLGHEFLRHIERTRVLLHLVDVTAENPLEDYRVIREELVAYDRGLPERPQIIALSKLDACDRTPEEIQDLSRALQPDSDYPILQISAVAQQGLDELLNAVWYVLDQREPEFV, encoded by the coding sequence ATGCAATTTATTGATCGCGTTGAAATTGAAGTAGAAGGTGGAACCGGAGGCGATGGCCTGGTGGCGTTCCGTCGCGAGAAGTATGTCCCCGCTGGCGGCCCGGCCGGTGGGGATGGGGGACGGGGGGGGTCTGTGTATTTGCTGGCGACGGATAATTTACAAACCCTGTTGGATTTCCGTTACGCCCATCGCTTCCGGGCTGAGAATGGCAAACGGGGAGGCAATAATAATTGTACTGGGGCTTCAGGGGGCGATCGTATCCTAGAAGTTCCCTGTGGAACCGTCGCCTATGACCTGGAAACAGGGGAGATTGTCGGCGATTTAGTCGAACCCGGGCAAAAAGTCTGTGTGGCGGAAGGAGGAAAGGGGGGTCATGGAAACCGCCATTATCTGAGCAACCGTAACCGCGCCCCAGAAGTGGCTCAGGAAGGACGGCCGGGGCGGATTCGTCAATTACGCTTAGAGTTAAAATTGCTAGCGGAGGTGGGGATTATTGGCCTTCCCAACGCCGGGAAATCCACCCTAATTTCCGTCTTGTCGGCGGCTCGTCCCAAAATTGCCGATTATCCCTTTACGACGCTGGTTCCCAATTTGGGGGTGGTACGGAAACCCACGGGAGATGGAACCGTATTTGCGGATATTCCCGGATTGATTGCAGGGGCCCATGAGGGATTGGGGTTAGGCCATGAATTTTTACGTCATATTGAACGGACGCGGGTGTTGTTGCATCTGGTGGATGTGACGGCGGAGAATCCCTTGGAGGATTATCGGGTGATTCGTGAGGAGTTAGTGGCCTATGACCGGGGCTTACCCGAGCGTCCCCAGATTATCGCCTTGAGTAAATTGGATGCCTGCGATCGCACTCCCGAGGAAATCCAAGACCTCAGCCGAGCCTTACAGCCGGATTCCGACTATCCCATTTTACAGATTTCTGCTGTGGCTCAGCAGGGGTTAGATGAACTCCTCAACGCCGTTTGGTACGTCCTGGACCAACGGGAACCGGAGTTTGTTTAA
- a CDS encoding Mo-dependent nitrogenase C-terminal domain-containing protein: MIQTTASPENQQQSQAWLRGLLAIAWADGDFDERERRAIAEITHNNPELARLDAQKETISPEELAQSLGDDPQVGENFLRTAVMVAIADGVYTLGEDQLLQEFCQALGNCPDALQNLRHTLEDLEEGQDRVTLPSPEITQYQFQKEKHKRDVLAPVRQWLDHVEVHDPNVARFLCRLIPANCPFEREITLFGKKLVRIPPMCELNPLYEQLVALRFRALSYLADDCGEDVSRYF, encoded by the coding sequence ATGATTCAGACAACTGCATCGCCTGAAAATCAACAGCAAAGCCAGGCCTGGTTACGGGGCCTGCTAGCCATCGCTTGGGCCGATGGTGATTTCGATGAACGAGAACGGCGGGCGATCGCTGAGATTACCCACAATAACCCAGAGTTAGCGCGTCTTGATGCTCAAAAGGAGACCATCTCCCCTGAGGAACTGGCCCAGAGTTTGGGGGATGACCCCCAGGTGGGGGAAAATTTCCTGAGAACGGCGGTGATGGTGGCGATCGCCGATGGGGTCTATACTCTCGGGGAGGACCAACTTCTGCAAGAGTTCTGTCAAGCGTTGGGGAACTGTCCTGATGCGCTACAAAACCTACGCCACACCCTGGAAGACTTAGAAGAGGGACAAGATCGGGTAACCCTCCCCTCTCCGGAGATTACCCAGTACCAGTTCCAGAAGGAAAAACACAAGCGCGATGTTCTCGCCCCTGTGCGACAATGGCTAGACCATGTTGAGGTTCATGACCCCAACGTAGCTCGGTTTCTCTGTCGCCTGATTCCTGCCAATTGCCCCTTTGAACGGGAAATCACGCTTTTTGGCAAAAAGTTGGTTCGCATCCCTCCGATGTGTGAACTGAATCCTCTCTATGAACAGTTAGTGGCGTTAAGGTTCCGGGCCTTGTCCTACCTCGCTGATGACTGTGGGGAGGATGTCAGCCGTTATTTTTAG